One genomic segment of Erythrobacter sp. THAF29 includes these proteins:
- the cutA gene encoding divalent-cation tolerance protein CutA: MSKAKAALAWCPFPDRETAREIASVLFDEKLIACANIIGRMESLFEWDGERGAGDEIGVLFKTLSDQSDRLITRLGALHPYDTPAIVCWTCDDAHPATLSWLRGQLDNNGS; encoded by the coding sequence GTGAGCAAAGCAAAGGCCGCGCTCGCATGGTGCCCCTTTCCCGACCGGGAGACGGCACGGGAAATCGCCAGCGTCCTGTTCGATGAGAAGCTGATCGCGTGTGCAAACATCATCGGTCGGATGGAATCGCTGTTCGAATGGGATGGCGAACGCGGGGCGGGCGATGAAATCGGCGTCCTCTTCAAAACCCTTTCCGATCAATCGGATCGCCTAATTACACGCTTGGGGGCACTCCACCCTTATGATACACCTGCGATTGTCTGCTGGACCTGCGATGACGCGCATCCGGCAACGCTTTCCTGGCTGCGGGGGCAGCTGGACAATAACGGATCATAG
- the thiS gene encoding sulfur carrier protein ThiS: MSDLKNITLNGESRQTAAATIAELVRGLELVPEKVAVERNGEIVPRSTLEEAALSDGDTLEIVHFVGGGAHNDTWTLAGRTFTSRLIVGTGKYKDFEQNAAAVEASGAEIVTVAVRRVNVSDPKAPMLTDYIDPKKITYLPNTAGCFTGEDAVRTLRLAREAGGWDLVKLEVLGEARTLYPDMRETLKATETLAKEGFLPMVYCVDDPIAAKQLEDAGAVAIMPLGAPIGSGLGIQNQVTIRLIVEGANVPVLVDAGVGTASDAAVGMELGCDGILMNTAIAEAKDPIRMARAMKLAVEAGREAYLAGRMGRRKYADPSSPLAGLI, translated from the coding sequence ATGAGCGACTTGAAGAACATTACCCTCAACGGCGAGTCCCGCCAGACTGCAGCAGCGACCATCGCTGAGCTCGTTCGCGGGCTTGAACTCGTACCCGAAAAGGTCGCGGTCGAACGCAATGGCGAGATCGTCCCGCGCTCGACGCTGGAAGAAGCCGCCCTCAGCGACGGCGATACGCTGGAGATCGTCCACTTCGTGGGCGGGGGAGCTCACAATGATACGTGGACCCTTGCAGGGCGCACGTTCACGTCGCGCCTCATCGTGGGCACCGGCAAGTACAAGGATTTCGAACAGAACGCCGCGGCGGTTGAGGCGAGCGGTGCCGAGATCGTTACGGTCGCCGTACGCCGGGTGAATGTCAGCGACCCCAAGGCGCCGATGCTCACCGACTATATCGACCCCAAGAAAATCACCTACCTCCCCAACACGGCCGGGTGCTTTACCGGCGAGGACGCGGTGCGCACCCTGAGGTTGGCGCGCGAGGCGGGGGGCTGGGATCTGGTGAAGCTCGAAGTCCTGGGTGAGGCACGTACGCTCTATCCTGACATGCGCGAAACTCTCAAAGCAACCGAAACGCTCGCCAAGGAAGGTTTCCTCCCGATGGTTTATTGCGTCGACGATCCCATCGCGGCGAAGCAGCTGGAGGATGCCGGTGCCGTCGCCATCATGCCGCTGGGTGCGCCGATCGGATCGGGTCTTGGCATCCAGAACCAGGTGACGATCCGCCTGATCGTCGAAGGTGCCAACGTGCCGGTGCTGGTGGATGCAGGCGTCGGCACGGCGTCCGACGCAGCTGTCGGCATGGAACTGGGCTGCGATGGGATCCTGATGAACACAGCCATCGCGGAGGCAAAGGATCCGATCCGCATGGCGCGCGCGATGAAGCTCGCGGTAGAGGCCGGACGCGAGGCATATCTCGCCGGGCGCATGGGGCGGCGGAAGTATGCCGATCCTTCCAGTCCGCTAGCAGGCTTGATCTGA
- a CDS encoding COX15/CtaA family protein codes for MASAAPSLDPSHPQVNAFARPLAIARWLEITACFVVLIVLVGGITRLTESGLSITEWDVATGILPPLTDEVWQEEFAKYRATPEYRLEASIGGMSLADFKFIYFWEWFHRLLARLVGLVYALPLVWFWAKGAIPTGYKPRLVALLALGGLQGLFGWLMVQSGLVGDMTDVSHFRLSLHLLTALLLLAGLVWTARDMRRIWREPGVPPAPMTGASMIVAVVLFIQLLLGAWVAGLNAGHTAYDWPLMNGRFVPEVDLSYGFFWTLTHDPFLLHFLHRWWAWLAVAALVWLARRVRKTDRLASILVHSAFGTMILLGIATVLSGVELWIAAAHQLVGALLVASTAWAMHSDGAAQQSKRLTEGTLG; via the coding sequence ATGGCAAGCGCTGCCCCAAGCCTCGATCCCTCACACCCGCAAGTAAACGCCTTCGCGCGCCCGCTCGCAATTGCGCGCTGGCTCGAGATCACGGCGTGTTTCGTCGTCCTCATCGTGCTCGTCGGTGGGATCACCCGTCTTACCGAAAGCGGCCTGTCGATCACGGAATGGGATGTCGCGACCGGAATTCTCCCTCCGCTGACCGACGAGGTCTGGCAGGAAGAGTTCGCCAAGTACCGCGCGACACCCGAGTACCGGCTTGAGGCAAGCATTGGCGGGATGAGCCTTGCCGATTTCAAGTTCATCTATTTCTGGGAATGGTTCCACCGACTGCTCGCTCGCCTCGTGGGGCTGGTCTACGCGCTGCCACTTGTGTGGTTCTGGGCGAAGGGCGCAATCCCGACCGGCTACAAGCCGCGCTTGGTTGCGCTGCTTGCGCTGGGCGGGCTGCAGGGCCTGTTCGGCTGGCTCATGGTGCAGTCCGGCCTCGTCGGCGACATGACCGATGTGAGCCATTTTCGCCTTTCGCTCCACCTGTTGACAGCCCTGCTTCTGCTCGCCGGCCTGGTCTGGACCGCGCGCGACATGCGGCGGATATGGCGCGAACCAGGCGTTCCTCCCGCGCCAATGACGGGGGCGTCGATGATCGTTGCGGTAGTGCTATTCATCCAGCTCTTGCTCGGCGCATGGGTCGCCGGGCTGAATGCGGGCCATACTGCCTATGACTGGCCCTTGATGAACGGGCGGTTCGTGCCAGAGGTGGACTTGTCGTACGGATTCTTCTGGACGTTGACGCACGATCCTTTCCTGCTCCACTTTCTCCATCGCTGGTGGGCCTGGCTCGCGGTGGCCGCGCTTGTCTGGCTGGCGAGGCGAGTGCGCAAGACCGACAGGCTGGCCTCCATCCTCGTGCACAGTGCGTTCGGGACGATGATCCTGCTGGGCATCGCCACGGTGCTGAGCGGAGTGGAGCTGTGGATCGCCGCCGCGCACCAGCTCGTGGGGGCGCTGCTGGTTGCTTCGACTGCGTGGGCAATGCATTCCGACGGCGCTGCGCAGCAATCGAAACGCTTGACCGAAGGAACTCTAGGGTGA
- the rplM gene encoding 50S ribosomal protein L13 has translation MKALSKQTRSVKPAEVEKNWHLIDADGLVVGRLASIIANILRGKNKPSYTPHVDCGDHVIVINADKVKFTGNKTTDKIYYKHTGHPGGIKETTPEKVLEGRFPERVLEKAVERMIPRGPLGRQQMKALHLYTGTEHPHDGQNPKVLDVASMNRKNKVTA, from the coding sequence ATGAAGGCTCTGAGCAAGCAGACCCGGTCGGTGAAACCGGCAGAGGTCGAAAAAAACTGGCACCTGATCGATGCCGACGGCCTTGTTGTCGGTCGCCTCGCGTCGATTATCGCCAATATCCTGCGCGGCAAGAACAAGCCGAGCTACACGCCGCATGTCGATTGCGGCGACCACGTGATCGTCATCAACGCCGACAAGGTGAAATTCACCGGCAACAAGACGACCGACAAGATTTACTACAAGCACACCGGTCACCCCGGCGGCATCAAGGAAACGACGCCAGAGAAAGTTCTCGAAGGTCGCTTCCCCGAGCGCGTGCTTGAAAAGGCTGTCGAGCGCATGATCCCGCGCGGTCCGCTGGGCCGTCAGCAGATGAAGGCTCTGCACCTCTACACCGGCACCGAGCACCCGCATGACGGGCAAAACCCGAAAGTGCTCGACGTTGCCTCCATGAACCGCAAGAACAAGGTCACCGCGTAA
- a CDS encoding MerC domain-containing protein, with translation MSDTHTSIRRRFDRAGIALAGLCALHCVATIVIVSALGLGGHFLLEPEIHRIGLLLALIIAAVAIGWGALKHRRAAPFVTAMTGLSFMGGALAMPHGTGEAVLTLIGVALVTAGHLLNMRPFAKRAR, from the coding sequence ATGTCCGACACCCACACTTCGATTCGCCGCCGGTTCGACCGGGCAGGCATTGCTCTTGCGGGACTTTGCGCGCTCCATTGCGTTGCAACGATCGTTATCGTGTCCGCACTGGGCCTGGGTGGTCACTTCCTTCTCGAGCCCGAAATTCATCGCATCGGATTGCTTCTCGCTTTGATCATTGCGGCGGTCGCCATCGGCTGGGGTGCGCTCAAGCACCGCAGGGCCGCGCCGTTCGTTACCGCAATGACGGGCCTTTCCTTCATGGGCGGTGCGCTCGCAATGCCTCATGGGACCGGTGAAGCGGTGCTGACGCTGATCGGGGTGGCGCTGGTGACCGCCGGGCACCTGCTCAACATGCGCCCCTTCGCGAAGCGCGCGCGGTAA
- a CDS encoding sensor histidine kinase, with protein sequence MAGSASFSIPSRKSGVTVPFGRVVLSIVALWTVYFVLISARGLVLGWELQPEMLWRRTIVTSFAVLITMVLWLILRLFEGRKRWVLFVVAAVAALPGGIAIAKVNQLLFAPLEEKMEQRYAEDRGFTIRRDEAGNLLAEIVAPKEWQIKNPELFDEDNPPTVTLVLQDAKDKEMWYPLIDAGLSRYYVLLTWAAIYIALLAIAQAREAERREQQFRSAAKAAELRSLRYQVNPHFLFNTLNSLSALVITGKTDRAEKMIQTISRFYRHSLADEPTSDVPLKDEFDLQKLYLDIEAVRFPDRLTCDFDLPEDLADARVPGMILQPLVENSVKYAVSRVNRNVTITVKAREEFDRLVITVADDGPGVPEGSNHGFGIGLANVRDRLEARFGPDIGFTSAPVPGGYRTEIRIPLTRHG encoded by the coding sequence ATGGCTGGCTCTGCATCTTTCAGTATTCCTTCGCGCAAATCGGGCGTGACCGTTCCCTTCGGCCGCGTCGTACTCTCAATCGTGGCCCTGTGGACGGTGTATTTCGTCCTTATTTCCGCGCGCGGCCTTGTGCTCGGATGGGAATTGCAGCCCGAAATGCTGTGGCGCCGCACGATAGTCACATCATTCGCAGTTCTCATCACGATGGTGCTATGGCTCATCCTGCGGCTGTTCGAAGGGCGAAAACGCTGGGTCCTGTTCGTCGTTGCCGCTGTGGCCGCGCTCCCGGGCGGAATTGCGATCGCCAAGGTCAACCAGTTGCTGTTCGCTCCGCTCGAGGAAAAAATGGAGCAGCGCTATGCAGAAGATCGCGGCTTTACAATTCGCCGCGACGAGGCCGGTAACCTGCTCGCCGAAATCGTCGCTCCCAAGGAATGGCAGATCAAGAACCCCGAGCTGTTCGACGAGGATAATCCACCCACCGTCACACTCGTCCTGCAGGACGCCAAGGACAAGGAAATGTGGTACCCGCTGATCGATGCGGGGCTCTCGCGCTATTATGTCCTGCTCACATGGGCTGCGATCTATATTGCGCTGCTCGCCATCGCACAGGCGCGCGAGGCCGAACGGCGTGAGCAGCAATTCCGTTCCGCCGCGAAGGCCGCCGAACTGCGATCGCTGCGATACCAGGTCAACCCGCACTTCCTGTTCAACACGCTCAATTCGCTCTCTGCACTAGTGATAACCGGCAAAACCGACCGCGCAGAAAAGATGATCCAGACGATCAGCCGGTTCTACCGGCACTCCCTTGCGGACGAGCCGACCAGCGATGTGCCGCTCAAAGACGAATTCGACCTCCAGAAGCTTTATCTCGATATCGAGGCAGTGCGCTTCCCCGACCGTTTGACCTGCGATTTCGATCTGCCCGAGGATCTTGCCGATGCGCGCGTACCGGGTATGATCCTGCAACCGCTGGTCGAGAATTCGGTCAAGTATGCCGTGTCCCGGGTGAACCGGAACGTGACGATCACCGTCAAGGCGCGCGAGGAATTCGATCGGCTAGTCATCACCGTTGCCGATGACGGTCCCGGGGTCCCCGAAGGATCGAATCACGGCTTCGGCATCGGCCTTGCCAATGTGCGCGATCGGCTGGAAGCGCGTTTCGGACCCGATATCGGCTTTACATCCGCCCCGGTACCGGGAGGATACAGGACAGAGATTCGCATTCCCTTGACGCGTCATGGCTGA
- a CDS encoding metallophosphoesterase, whose amino-acid sequence MTTRLFHLSDVHFGVEDRAALEAVERAVAQEKPDAVLCTGDLTQRAKHSEYEAAAKWFESLGVPVVLDPGNHDMPYYNLWERFSDPYKRYRRLNGRVGGALVSDDVVLVPLKTTVRAQPRLPWSDGIITRSALGETLDRLARLREDPRSVIVTAHHPLLGAEGKGKNPTIGGARAFEAIAAAGADAVISGHIHVPFDGVREFGGLSLRTIGTGTLSTRLRHGAPPSYRVITCERGGKIASELREVATSIAPA is encoded by the coding sequence ATGACGACTCGCCTGTTTCACCTGAGCGACGTGCATTTCGGCGTTGAAGATCGCGCCGCGCTTGAGGCTGTCGAGCGCGCAGTTGCGCAGGAAAAGCCCGACGCGGTCCTGTGTACCGGAGACCTTACCCAGCGGGCCAAGCATTCCGAATACGAGGCCGCAGCAAAGTGGTTCGAATCGCTCGGCGTGCCAGTGGTGCTCGATCCGGGCAATCACGACATGCCCTATTACAACCTGTGGGAGCGGTTCAGCGATCCGTACAAGCGATATCGCCGGCTCAACGGCAGGGTTGGAGGGGCGCTCGTGTCGGACGACGTCGTTCTCGTGCCCTTGAAGACGACCGTGCGTGCGCAGCCGCGTTTGCCCTGGTCGGATGGGATCATCACCCGCAGCGCGCTGGGCGAGACGCTCGACCGGCTTGCACGCCTGCGCGAGGATCCGCGCAGCGTGATCGTCACCGCGCACCACCCGCTGCTGGGAGCCGAAGGAAAGGGCAAGAACCCGACGATAGGCGGCGCGCGTGCCTTCGAGGCCATCGCCGCCGCCGGCGCCGATGCGGTGATTTCGGGCCATATCCATGTGCCATTCGACGGAGTGCGCGAATTTGGCGGACTGAGCCTGCGCACCATCGGTACCGGGACTCTTTCCACCCGCCTGCGCCATGGAGCGCCGCCGTCCTACCGTGTCATCACGTGCGAGCGCGGGGGCAAAATCGCGAGTGAACTGCGCGAAGTCGCAACCAGCATCGCGCCAGCCTGA
- a CDS encoding LytTR family DNA-binding domain-containing protein, protein MAETTENEPALRTLIVDDEPLAVERIQVICAEIPAINVVGTASDGAAALRLADKLDPDLVLLDMTMPELDGLGVAKQFSENETPPAVIFVTAHDHFAVEAFDLEAIDYVLKPVAADRLQRAIERAVARRGERKERGSAWLEELWVPHRSELLRIAVSEVHQIDAERDYVRLHVGTPEAPRSYLLLQTIAGLEARLDPDEFIRIHRSTILRRDNIRGLRHDGLGVWSAELQSGEALRIGRTYLSKVKAMAGR, encoded by the coding sequence ATGGCTGAAACCACCGAAAACGAACCCGCGCTGCGCACCCTGATTGTCGACGACGAGCCGCTCGCGGTCGAGCGTATCCAGGTCATCTGCGCGGAAATCCCCGCGATCAACGTGGTCGGCACCGCAAGCGACGGCGCGGCGGCGCTGCGTCTGGCCGACAAACTCGATCCCGACCTCGTCCTGCTCGATATGACCATGCCCGAACTCGACGGGCTGGGAGTCGCGAAGCAATTCTCGGAGAATGAAACCCCGCCAGCGGTGATCTTCGTTACCGCGCACGATCATTTCGCTGTCGAGGCCTTCGATCTCGAAGCCATCGATTATGTTCTCAAGCCGGTTGCCGCAGACCGGCTTCAACGCGCCATCGAGCGCGCGGTTGCACGACGCGGCGAACGCAAGGAGAGAGGCAGCGCATGGTTAGAGGAGCTGTGGGTTCCGCACCGTTCCGAACTGCTGCGTATCGCGGTGAGCGAAGTGCACCAGATCGATGCCGAGCGCGATTATGTGCGCCTTCATGTCGGCACACCTGAAGCGCCGCGATCCTACCTCTTGCTCCAAACGATCGCGGGTCTGGAAGCACGGCTCGATCCCGACGAATTCATCCGCATCCACCGTTCGACCATCTTGCGCCGCGACAACATTCGCGGGCTGCGCCACGATGGGCTTGGTGTCTGGTCGGCAGAATTGCAGAGCGGTGAGGCATTGAGGATCGGCCGCACCTATCTTTCAAAGGTCAAGGCGATGGCCGGACGTTAA
- the rpsI gene encoding 30S ribosomal protein S9 — MAQEETGSKNNETVTDLSDLKDIAGDAPAADAAEIAQNPAAPLREQELDAQGRAYATGRRKDAKARVWVKPGTGKITVNGKDQEVYFARPTLRLIIDQPFAITDRQGQYDVVATVKGGGLSGQAGAVKHGISQALTKYEPELRSTVKAAGFLTRDSRVVERKKYGRAKARRSFQFSKR; from the coding sequence ATGGCCCAGGAAGAAACTGGCTCGAAGAACAACGAAACGGTCACCGACCTTTCGGATCTGAAAGACATCGCCGGCGATGCGCCTGCCGCGGACGCTGCCGAAATCGCCCAGAACCCCGCCGCACCGCTGCGCGAGCAGGAGCTCGATGCGCAGGGCCGCGCTTACGCCACTGGCCGCCGCAAGGACGCCAAGGCCCGCGTCTGGGTGAAGCCGGGTACCGGCAAGATCACTGTCAACGGCAAGGACCAGGAAGTCTATTTTGCACGTCCGACGCTGCGACTGATCATCGACCAGCCCTTCGCGATCACCGATCGCCAGGGCCAGTACGATGTCGTCGCAACCGTCAAGGGCGGCGGACTTTCAGGACAGGCCGGTGCGGTCAAGCACGGCATCAGCCAGGCGCTTACCAAGTACGAGCCCGAGCTTCGCTCTACCGTCAAGGCAGCCGGCTTCCTCACCCGCGACAGCCGCGTGGTCGAGCGTAAGAAGTATGGCCGCGCCAAGGCGCGTCGCAGCTTCCAGTTCTCGAAGCGCTGA
- the fumC gene encoding class II fumarate hydratase: protein MSDIHKTQQNDGSIFGATGEVRIETDSLGEVAVPVDAYWGAQTQRSLANFAIGTETMPAPLVKALGIQKQAAARANMALGVLDKTLGDAIVQAASEVIDGTLADQFPLSVWQTGSGTQSNMNANEVIAGRANEILTGRRGGKDPVHPNDHCNMGQSSNDTFPTAMHIAAASETIEKLVPALKHLHGALDEKATAFADIVKIGRTHLQDATPLTLGQEFSGYAKQIEYGVARIENALPRVLELAQGGTAVGTGINSKAGFAEKFAEEVANTTGLDFVTAPNKFEALAAHDALVELSGALNAVAVSCMKIANDIRLLGSGPRSGLGEIALPANEPGSSIMPGKVNPTQCEALTMVCAQVMGNAVSVSVAGSHGHLELNVFKPVMIYNVLQSIRLLSDSARSFTDKCVVGIEANTARIEKLMNESLMLVTALNPHIGYDNAAKIAKKAHADGTTLKEAGIKLGLLTEEQFDEWIVPADMIRPRD from the coding sequence ATGAGCGACATTCACAAAACCCAGCAAAATGACGGATCAATCTTCGGTGCGACCGGCGAAGTGCGGATCGAAACGGATTCGCTGGGTGAGGTCGCGGTGCCAGTCGATGCGTATTGGGGCGCGCAGACACAGCGCAGCCTGGCAAACTTCGCCATCGGGACCGAGACCATGCCCGCGCCTCTGGTGAAGGCGCTCGGCATCCAGAAACAGGCTGCGGCGCGGGCCAACATGGCGCTGGGCGTGCTCGACAAGACACTGGGAGATGCAATCGTCCAGGCTGCAAGCGAGGTGATCGACGGAACGCTCGCCGACCAGTTCCCGCTGTCGGTGTGGCAGACCGGATCGGGCACGCAATCGAACATGAATGCGAACGAGGTCATTGCCGGCCGCGCGAACGAAATTCTCACGGGCCGACGCGGCGGCAAGGACCCGGTGCACCCCAACGATCACTGCAATATGGGACAAAGCTCCAACGACACCTTTCCCACCGCAATGCACATCGCTGCGGCGAGCGAGACGATCGAGAAGCTGGTCCCAGCGCTCAAGCACCTTCACGGCGCGCTCGATGAGAAGGCGACTGCATTCGCCGATATCGTCAAGATTGGCCGTACCCACCTCCAGGACGCGACGCCTCTGACGCTCGGCCAAGAATTTTCGGGTTATGCAAAGCAGATCGAATACGGCGTTGCGCGGATCGAAAATGCACTTCCACGCGTGCTCGAACTGGCACAGGGCGGCACCGCGGTCGGTACCGGTATCAATTCGAAGGCCGGGTTTGCCGAGAAGTTCGCCGAGGAGGTCGCCAACACGACGGGGCTCGACTTTGTCACCGCACCCAACAAGTTCGAAGCGCTTGCGGCGCATGACGCCCTGGTTGAGCTTTCCGGCGCGCTCAATGCGGTTGCCGTTTCGTGCATGAAGATCGCGAATGACATTCGCCTGCTGGGCTCGGGCCCGCGTTCGGGCCTCGGGGAGATCGCGCTGCCGGCGAACGAACCGGGTTCCTCGATCATGCCGGGCAAAGTCAATCCGACCCAGTGCGAAGCGCTGACCATGGTGTGTGCGCAGGTGATGGGGAACGCGGTGAGCGTGAGCGTCGCGGGATCGCACGGGCATCTCGAGCTCAACGTGTTCAAACCGGTTATGATCTACAACGTGCTGCAATCGATCCGCCTGCTGAGCGACAGTGCGCGCAGCTTCACCGACAAATGCGTGGTTGGGATAGAAGCGAACACCGCTCGAATCGAAAAGCTGATGAATGAGAGTTTGATGCTCGTGACCGCGCTCAATCCCCATATCGGTTATGACAACGCGGCGAAAATCGCCAAAAAGGCACATGCGGACGGGACTACGCTAAAAGAAGCGGGTATAAAGCTGGGCCTTCTGACCGAAGAGCAGTTCGACGAGTGGATCGTGCCAGCCGACATGATCAGGCCGCGCGACTGA
- a CDS encoding long-chain fatty acid--CoA ligase produces MIDPTDHQALQDIDSANNLVELFLKRADQKGDAPFLGRKLDGQWVTQSWRETADQICLLAESLRNLGLSDGDRVCLVSENRPEWLVADIAIMAAGCISVPTYITNTERDHAHILDNSGARAVIVSTEKLLHPVVGAIGRTGIIEHVIGIEDLHRQQSGSFDYDNWDDLIKGDAKAAREAVEARIANIKREDTACLIYTSGTGGAPRGVMQHHGSILCNVAGAAEILINDFGITDERFLSFLPLSHAYEHTGGQYLPISVGAEIFYSEGLEKLASNIEETRPTIMVVVPRLFEVLRTRIMKQVEKQGKVANFMMDSALRISENSRDGKKRLRDRPLDMLVEKTLRPKIRQKFGGRIKAMVSGGAPLNPEVGNFFEAMGLTMLQGYGQTEAGPVISCNRPKVGLKMDTVGPPMRGVEVRIADDGEILVRGELVMHGYWHNDAETARTIVDGWLHTGDIGHLDDAGRIVITDRKKDMIVNDKGDNVAPQKIEGMLTLQPEIAQAMVSGDKRPYVVGLIVPDAEWALEWARANDEKFDMKALQDLPAFKQAVRKAVDRTNADLSVIEKVRKFEFADEGFTIENEEMTPSMKIRRHKIRERYKDRIDGMYKG; encoded by the coding sequence GTGATCGACCCTACCGACCATCAGGCGCTGCAGGACATCGACAGCGCCAACAACCTCGTCGAGCTGTTCCTCAAGCGCGCAGACCAGAAGGGCGACGCGCCCTTTCTCGGCCGCAAGCTCGATGGCCAGTGGGTTACGCAAAGCTGGCGCGAAACCGCCGACCAGATTTGCCTGCTCGCCGAGAGCCTGCGCAATCTCGGCCTGTCGGATGGCGACCGGGTGTGTCTCGTCTCCGAAAACCGTCCCGAATGGCTGGTTGCGGATATCGCGATCATGGCCGCAGGCTGCATCTCGGTGCCGACCTACATCACGAACACCGAGCGGGATCACGCACATATCCTCGACAATTCGGGCGCACGCGCGGTCATCGTCTCAACCGAAAAGCTTCTGCACCCCGTCGTCGGCGCGATCGGACGCACCGGGATCATCGAGCATGTGATCGGTATCGAGGACCTGCATCGCCAGCAATCGGGCAGCTTCGATTACGACAATTGGGACGACCTCATCAAAGGCGATGCCAAGGCCGCGCGCGAAGCGGTCGAGGCGCGGATCGCGAACATCAAACGCGAGGACACCGCCTGCCTCATCTACACCTCGGGCACCGGGGGCGCGCCGCGCGGGGTGATGCAGCACCACGGATCGATCCTGTGCAATGTTGCGGGCGCAGCGGAGATCCTCATCAACGATTTCGGCATCACCGACGAGCGGTTTCTATCTTTTCTGCCGCTCTCCCACGCCTACGAACACACCGGCGGGCAGTATCTGCCAATCTCGGTTGGCGCGGAGATTTTCTATTCGGAAGGGCTCGAAAAGCTCGCCTCGAACATCGAGGAAACGCGCCCGACGATCATGGTCGTTGTCCCGCGTCTGTTCGAAGTGTTGCGCACGCGCATCATGAAGCAGGTCGAAAAGCAGGGCAAAGTCGCCAACTTCATGATGGATAGCGCGCTGCGCATCAGCGAAAATTCGAGAGACGGGAAGAAGCGCCTGCGCGACCGCCCGCTCGACATGCTGGTCGAAAAGACATTGCGCCCCAAGATCCGCCAGAAATTCGGCGGAAGGATCAAGGCAATGGTTTCAGGCGGCGCGCCGCTTAACCCGGAAGTCGGCAATTTCTTCGAAGCAATGGGCCTCACCATGCTGCAGGGTTATGGCCAGACCGAGGCCGGTCCGGTGATCAGCTGCAACCGACCGAAGGTGGGACTCAAGATGGATACGGTCGGGCCGCCAATGCGCGGGGTCGAAGTCAGGATCGCCGATGACGGTGAAATCCTGGTGCGCGGCGAGCTCGTGATGCACGGCTACTGGCACAACGATGCCGAAACCGCGCGCACGATAGTCGATGGCTGGCTTCATACCGGCGATATCGGCCACCTCGACGATGCCGGAAGGATCGTCATCACAGACCGCAAAAAGGACATGATCGTCAACGACAAGGGCGACAATGTCGCGCCGCAGAAGATCGAGGGCATGCTGACGCTGCAACCCGAGATTGCGCAGGCGATGGTGAGCGGCGACAAGCGGCCATACGTGGTCGGCCTGATCGTGCCCGATGCCGAATGGGCGCTGGAGTGGGCGCGCGCCAATGACGAGAAGTTCGACATGAAGGCGCTTCAGGACCTGCCGGCATTCAAGCAAGCTGTAAGGAAGGCGGTCGACCGCACAAACGCCGATCTCTCCGTGATCGAAAAGGTGCGCAAGTTCGAGTTTGCCGATGAAGGCTTCACGATCGAGAACGAGGAGATGACCCCCTCGATGAAGATCCGCCGCCACAAGATCCGCGAGCGCTACAAGGACCGCATCGACGGAATGTACAAAGGCTAG
- a CDS encoding UrcA family protein: MKTLALAAATAALAATATPALAGPAEYPVEKVSVAGLDLDSPEGQKMLDQRINRAAKKVCRVADIRTGTRLRSSEVSKCYAKAKASAKSQVASILAERRLGG, from the coding sequence ATGAAAACTCTTGCTCTGGCTGCAGCGACCGCCGCCCTTGCCGCTACCGCGACCCCCGCGCTCGCCGGCCCTGCAGAATATCCCGTCGAGAAGGTCAGTGTTGCCGGTCTCGACCTCGATTCGCCCGAAGGCCAGAAGATGCTCGACCAGCGCATCAACCGCGCGGCGAAGAAAGTTTGCCGCGTCGCCGACATCCGCACCGGCACCCGACTGCGCTCTTCGGAAGTCAGCAAGTGCTACGCCAAGGCGAAAGCCAGCGCAAAGAGCCAGGTAGCGTCGATCCTTGCGGAGCGCCGTCTGGGCGGCTGA